The window TTTCCGGTTTCGATCCCAAGCAGGGAACGGTCTCGCTGGGCCTCAAGGGGCAGGCCAGCTTCTCCCTGGCGGAAGGCAAGATCACGTTCTCCCACTTCATGCCCAGCCAGGGTGGTCGCGATCTGTTCATTGCCTACAAGAATGCCGCTGGCAAGCGGGACTATCTGCGTTGCGGAGCCTTGCGCCTGCGCGGCTCGGTGGAGCTGAGCTGCTTTTCCGGAATCACGGCGGCGGGTTCGGCCACTACCGAGGTCAAGTGGAAGGAGGCGCCCTCGGGGGCCAGCGCCTTGTTGCTGAGCCCTGAGCTGGAATCACGGGGCGGCAAGGTGCAAATAAGGGGGAGCGGGTTGTTGGGGGGGCAGTTCGGTGGGTCGCTGACCGGGGCATTGGAGTGGATGATGCCGGAGCTGCAGCATCGGCCAGATGCTCCGTGGGCGCCTTTGGTGGAGGTGCGGGCGGAGGGGAATATGGCTTATGGAGTGGGAGGAGAGAGGGATTTTCAGGTGGTGCTCGATAAGCAGCGTCTGTATCTGCATTTCAAAGGACAGGTGGTATTTGGTCCGGGCGCCGGCGGTGGGTTTGGCACGTTGGTGGATTTTGAGAAAGCCGCTGAGCTGGTTGGGGTGATTTATCAAGCGTTGAGTGAGGTGGATTTTCGGTATCTGTTTGGAATTGATGGGGATGCGTTCGAGCTTTTCTATCAGGGTGTCTCAAGGTTGTTGAGTGAGCCGAGGAGGACTCTCAGTGACCTGATAGGGCAAGGACCGACAGTGTTGAAGGATTGGTGGACGGGGCGATTAAAGAACATTGCCTCAGTTGGTCAACTGGCCGACCGCATACTGAACGACGAACCACTTTTACTCGGAACTCAGCGTATCCCTCTGTCCCGCCTGCCGCCCGAGGTGCTGGGGCCGGCTCTGTACATGCTTAGCGAGTACTATCTTCTAAGTCCCAGGGACAATACGGAAAAAGCCATTATCCATCTGCTCAGGCAGGTCAGCAGTTGGCGCCAGTTTTACTTGGTGCTGGAACGTATGCATCCGACTGCCAACGTTGTCAAAGCGGTGGATAGCATCGACCGTATCCGCAGTTATTTGAGTGGGCAGCAGCAGGAAGAATTCTCCGATTTCATCAAGCACCTGGGCGAACATGCCGACGAGGCACAGCCCGGCCAGCCCTTGCCAAAGTGGCAGCCTTGGCAGCCGTTGTACGTCAACGGAAAATTCGAAGAACTGATGGCGGCACGGGAATACTGGGAGGCGAATCGCTATGTTTGAGCGAAAGGAGCGATGCAGGAATCGATTGTTTCCTGTTGCACTACTGCTGGTCTTGGCCGGCTGTAACCAGACCAGTCCGGTCCTCAGTCAGTCATTGGCACCGCAGCACGTCAGAGAGATTGCCGAACGTATCGACCAGCGCTATCCGCAGCAGCCGGCCGCCAAGCGGAAAGCGTTGCTACAACAAGTGATAACGGCTATCGACAACATGGTGTTTGTCGAAGGTGGGACATTCGAGATGGGCGACTTCGGCTGGATTGGTGAGTACGATCCGGAAAATATGTGTGAATGGCCATGCGGAGTATCTAGGGATGAGTTGTGGTTTTTAGTACCGGACTCGGATTCCAGGCCGCTACATACCGTGCGCCTCGATAGTTTTTATATGGCCAAGTACCATACTACTGTAGCGGAAGATGACTTGTTTCGCTATTTTACAGGGTTGCCTCAATACCGAATGGAACTCACCGACGAGGACCGAAGAGATAACCTGACTCAGTCGTACCGAATTCGAGTTCCAGAGATGTTTAAACCGGATTATCCCGCCCGTAGCAAGTTATGGCAGGAAGCGAAGGATTACTGCCTGTGGCTGGGTGAACTGAGTGGGTTACTGGTGGATCTTCCCACCGAGGCCCAATACGAATATGCGGCACGTTCTGGTGGGCGTTATGTTGTATACTCCACCGATACGGGCAGCGTGATTAGAGGGAAAAATGTTCATGCTAAAGGAGATATCTATCCTGTTGGGCACTTTCCTCCAAATCCGCTCGGTTTATATGAAATGGGTGAAAATGCAGTCTCCTGGGTCGACGATTGGTATGCCGCAGATTACTATGAGAATTCCCCGGTAGAAAATCCCCGCGGACCAGAGACAGGCACTGAAAAAGTTCAGCGTGGAGGTACTGCGCTCTGGACTCCCAGCGCCTCCATGACCATGCGCCGCATAAACAGCCCAATGGTTCTTCTGGACTACTACGCTCAAAATAGCTATCGCTGCTCTATTCAAAAAAGCGGGCCATTGAAATGAATGCCCGTCGCCTGATACATAGCTTCCGGTTTATATCTGCGTGCGCTTTTCGGAAAACGGTGCAGTGGAACGTTGTGTCTGGACGAAAGGCGCGGAACATGTACCGGCTGCCATTTGTTGCACTACTGCTGGTATTGGCCGGCTGCAATAAGACCAGCCCGGTCCTCAGTCAGTCGCTGACACCGCAGCACGTCAGGGAGATAGCGGAACGTATCGATCAGCGCTATCCGCAGCAGCCCGTCTCCGAACGCCAGGCGTTGCTGCAACAGGTGGTGACCGCTATCGACAACATGGTGTTCGTCGAAGGCGGAACGTTCGAGATGGGGGATTTTGGCTGGGTAGGTCAATACGATCCCGCCCACATGTGTGAATGGCCGTGCGGCGTGCCTCGGGATGAGCTGTGGTTTCTGGTCCCCAAGTCGGATTCGAGACCGTTGCACACCGTACGGCTCGATAGTTTTTATATGGCCAAGTACCACACCACTATCGCGGAAGATGATCGGTTTCGGTATTCCACGGGGCTTCCTCAGTATCGAATGGAGCTAACTGAAAGGGACCTGGAAAATGGATTGACTATTCCCCATCGACTTAGAAATCCCGATTCGTTCAAGCCTGAGTTTCCAGCCCGCAGCAAGTTATGGCAGGAGGCGAAGGATTATTGCCTTTGGCTAGGAGAGTTGAGCGGGTTGCCTGTGGATCTACCCACCGAAGCCCAGTACGAATATGCCGCTCGTTCTGGTGGTCGCTATGTGGTTTATGCTACTGATAATGGAAGCATCAATAAAGAAAGAAATGTAAGTGGGGATACTGACGTATATTCCGTGGGTGCTTATCCACCAAATCCACTGGGGCTCTATGATATGGCGGGCAATGCAGTGTCTTGGGTCAATGACTGGTACGCCGCCGACTACTACCAAACTTCCCCGGTCGATAATCCTCGAGGTCCAGAAACAGGGACCGAAAAAGTCAGGCGAGGGAGTGATTCCATTTCTGCACCAGAGCTTGCAATGACCATGTGGCGCCGAAGTGATAAGCCGGTGAGGAAAGACTATTACGCCCAAAGTAGTTTTCGCTGTTCCATCCAGCAAAGCGGGCCATTGAAATGATTGCTTCCAGCGCTATGCAGAACTTCGGTTTTGCAAATTCGCACGCGGATCGAAAGTTGAGACAGTGGGACTTTGTGCCTGAACAAAAGAAATGGAATATGCGTTGGTTGTTCTCTATTGCGCTATTGCCGGTATTGGCCGGCTGTGACCAGACCAGCCCGGTCCCCAGTCAGTCGCTGGCACCGCAGCACGTCAGGGAGATAGCGGAACGTATCGATCAGCATTATCCGCAGCAGCCCGTCTCCGAACGCCAGGCGTTGCTGCAACAGGCGGTGACCGCTATCGACAACATGGTGTTCGTTGAAGGCGGAACGTTCGAGATGGGGGATTTTGGCTGGGTAGGTCAATACGATCCCACCGACATGTGTGAATGGCCATGTGGCGTGCCTCGGGATGAGCTGTGGTTTCTGGTCCCAAAATCGGATTCGAGACCGTTGCACACCGTACGGCTCGATAGTTTTTATATGGCCAAATACCACACTACCATCGCGGAAGATGATCGGTTTCGGTATTTCACTGGGCTTCCTGTTTATCGAATGGAACTGACAGAGGAAGATCTCAGGGACGGTTTGACAAAGCCATCGAGGGAAAGAAGTCCAGAGCTGTACCTGCCAGATTACCCCGCTCGCAGTAAGTTGTGGCAGGAAGCCAAGGACTACTGTTTGTGGCTGGGCGAGCTGAGTGGACTTTCCGTAGATTTACCTACTGAAGCTCAGTATGAATATGCTGCTCGTTCCAAAGGACGTTATGTCGTGTACTCCACCGATACTGGTAGTATCGCTAGAGGGGAAAATGTTCATGATGGTCAGTTCATATATCCTGTTGGCTATTTTCCTCCTAACCCACTAGGTCTTTATGAGATGGGGGAGAACGCTGTGTCGTGGGTGAATGATTGGTACGCCGCCGACTACTACCAAAATTCACCAATAGACAATCCTCGGGGGCCGGAAACAGGAACGGAGAAAGTCAGGCGAGGCAGTGATTCGCTGTCTTCTCCACAGCTTGCTATGACCATGTGGCGCCGCAGTGATAAACCGGTAAGGAGGGACTATTACGCCCAAAGTAGTTTTCGCTGTTCCATCCAGCAAAGCGGGCCATTGAAATGATTGTTTCCAGCGCTATGCAGAACTTCGGTTTTGCAAATTCGCACGCGGATCGAAAGTTGAGACAGTGGGACTTTGTGCCTGAACAAAAGAAATGGAATATGCGTTGGTTGTTCTCTATTGCGCTATTGCCGGTATTGTCTGGTTGCAACCAGGCCAACCCGGTCCTCAGTCAGTCGCTGGCCCCGCAGCACATCAAGGAAATTGCCGAACGTATCGATCAGCGCTATCCGCAGCAGCCCGTCTCCGAACGCCAGGCGTTGCTGCAACAGGTGGTGACCGCTATCGACAACATGGTGTTCGTCGAAGGCGGAACGTTCGAGATGGGGGATTTTGGCTGGGTAGGTCAATACGATCCCGCCGACATGTGTGAATGGCCATGTGGCATGCCTCGGGATGAACTTTGGTTTCTGGTCCCCAAGTCGGATTCGAGACCGTTGCACACCGTACGGCTCGATAGCTTCTACATGGCCAAGTACCACACCACCATCGCGGAAGATGATCGGTTTCGATATTTCACTGGGCTTCCTTTGTATCTAATGGACCTTACAGAAGAGGATGTCAGGGACGGTTTGACAAGGCCGTACCGGGAAAGAAATCCGGATATGTTCAATAAAGATTTTCCTGCTTATAGCAAAGTTTGGCAGGAAGCCAAGGACTACTGTTTGTGGCTGGGTGAGCTGAGTGGACTTTCCGTAGATTTACCTACTGAAGCTCAGTATGAGTATGCCGCTCGTTCCAGAGGGCGATATGTCGTATATCCCACAGATACTGGAAGTATCGCCATAGGGAGAAACGTTCACGATGATAGGAGGATAAAGCCTGTTGGTTCCTTTCCTCCTAATCCGTTGGGTCTATATGAAATGGGGGAGAACGCTATATCGTGGGTGAATGATTGGTACGCCGCCGACTACTACCAAACTTCCCCCGTCGATAATCCTCGGGGCCCGGAAACAGGAACGGAGAAAGTCAGACGAGGGAGTGATTCGCTATCTTCTCCACAGCTTGCTATGACTATGTGGCGGCGCAATGAAAAACCGATAATGCAAGAATATTACGCCCAAGATAGCTATCGCTGCTCCATCCAACAAAGCGGGCCATTGAAGTAAGGGCAGCGGAGCATGAACGATTCCAGGATGGCCGTGGTGTGCTTTTGGTAAGTTATTGGGCCATGCCAGTGAGATCGTGCTCTAAGAGCTAAGAAAGTAGTTGCTGTCGTTGACAGTTTTAAAAAACAGGATTGATGTTGAAGTGAAAACGACAATATCAACCCTGGTGGATCGCATCATCCTGAATAAAGCCAAGGAGAAGTTATGAAAAAGACAAAAGCAGCACTGTGGATGTTTGTCATAGTGGGCGTCCTGCTCTTGGTCTCGGCGGTTGTTGTCTACAGCCAGCGTGTTACGGAACTGTCCACGATGATTCCTGCAGATGGCACGGTCGTGGCCATGAGTGATAAGGGCTGTCTTACCGTTCAGTTCAAGACGTTCGAGAATCGGCCCGTGCAATTCGGCGGCAATGTCTGCCAGCGGCCACCGGCATACGACCTGGAGGAGAGAGTCCCCGTTCTCTATTCGCCGCAGAACCCCAACAACGCCTATATCGATGACATCACGCACAAATGGTTCTTCAGCATTGCGATGGGGGGGATGGCCCTTGGCTTTCTGGGAATAGGTGGTGTTTTTGTGTGGGTGGTGACCTTGAATGGTTGGCGTGCTGAACGCCGTATGAACAGGCTCAAGATGACCGGCAGGCAACTGAACGCGCTCCTGATGGGGGCGGAGCGCGATGAGACGATTAACCTCAACGGTCAGAATCCATGGCGAATCGTTGCCCAATGGCTCGATCCCAACACCAACCAGGTCCGACTGTTTTACAGCAAGCACTTCTGGTTCGACCCCTCTCCCTACCTGACGGGTAAGCACATCCAGGTCTGGATCGACCCGCAACGCCCGCAGCACTACTGCATCGACACCGACATCCTGCCAAAACTGGCCTGAGCCGCCGTGCCGCCGCTAGGAGCAAGCCCATGCTGAATCTCTGGAAAACTCTCGGGACGGCGGTCACTGCCGCTCGACATCAACTCCACCTGGCCATGCCGGTCATGGTCGCGCTCGGCGTGCTGTTCATCCTGGCGGCCATCTGGTGGCTGGGGCCGGGATGGCACTGGCGGGAGTACCAGCCACTGGGCACGTTGTCCCTGCGGATAACCGCCAGCGCCGTGGTGGTACTGCTACCGCTGCTGCTTTGGGCATGGCGCGTGCAACGGCGTTATCGGCAATGGCAGGCCGAGCAGCGTCGGCTTGCAGCCGTTGCGCAGGATGCCTGCCTGCGTGACCTCGAATGCCAGCAGCAGAGCCTGGATGCCAGCCTGGCCGCCTTGCGCAAGCAACTGCTGCACGATGACATCTACCGTTTGCCCTGGTACCTGGTGCTGGGCAGCAAGAGCTCGGGCAAGAGTAGCCTGGTCGCCCAGCTCGAAGACCCTGTCCCGCTGACCCTCGCCGACGATGGGCAGCCTGGCGGGGCTCAGGATCAGGTGCTGTGCTGGCTGGGACATGAGGCCGTGCTGATCGATACCCCTGGCGCCTTCGTCAGTCGCCAGGAGACGGCCGAAGACGGCAGCCCTTCGATCCATGCCCGGCGTTGGCAGCATCTGCTGGGCTGGCTGGGCGAAAACCGCAGTCGTCGGCCGCTCAATGGCGTCGTGCTGACGGTCGACCTGGGGCAGCTGATGACCCAGTCACCGCAAGAGCGCAAGCAGGTGCAGGCCTCGATACGCTCGCGTCTGGAAGAAATGACCCGCCAGTTGGGGACGCGCCTGCCCGTGTACGTGGTGCTCAGCAAGATCGACCTGCTGGAAGGCTTCGAGCAGTTCTTCGGGCGGCTGCCGGCCAAGGTGCGGGACGAGGTAATGGGGTTCACCTTTTCCTTGCCGGCGGCGCACAGCCATGACGCCTGGCTGGAGGAGTTCGACCACAACTATGCCCGTTTCGTCACCCGCTTCGGCGAGCACCTGCTCGATGCCTTGTGCGAGCCGAGCCTGTCCAGGCAACGTCACAGCCTGTTCGCCGTTTCACGCCAGCTGGCGGGCATGCGCAACCTGCTGAGCGCCTTTCTGCTCAATGCCCTGAGCGGTGGCCAGCATGCCTCGTCGGTGCTGATGCGCGGTGTGTACTTTTCCTCGATACATCAGCAGGGTGTGTTGCTCAACAGCTTCGTCGAAGCGGCTGCCGAGGCGCAGGGGGTGGACATGCCGATTGCCACTGCCCGGGCAACCGGAGGGAACAGGGTGTATTTCACCGGGAAACTCTTTACACAGGTCATCTACCCCGAGGCTGGCCTGGCGGGTGACAACCTCAAGATCGCCCGGCGCAAGCGGCGCCTGCTGGCCACCGGTTTCGGCGTCGCGGCGCTGGGCTGCCTGCTGGCGGCGGGGCTGTGGCAGATTTACTTCCAGATCAACCGCGACAAGGCCAGCGACGTTCTGGCCAGGAGCCAGGAGTTCAGTGCCTGGGATATCGCTACCACGCTGGATACCACCGGGCGCAACCTGTTGGAGCCGCTGGACAAGATCCGCGATGCATTGTCGATCTATGGCGATTATCGCCAAGCCTGGCCGTTGCTGGCGGACATGGGCCTGTACCAGGGCTCGGCGATCGGCCCGACGGTGGATGAAGCCTACCTGAACCTGCTGTCCAAGCGCTTTCTGCCGGCCATCGCCAGCGGTGTACTGGAGGCGATCAACACCGCCCCCGAGGGCAGCAACCAGCAGTTGGCCGCCCTGCGGATCTACCGGATGCTGGAGGACCGCAGCAATCGCCGGCCAGCAATGGTTCGCGAGTGGGTCGCCCGGCAATGGCAAAGGGCCTATCCCGGCCAGGGGCAGTTGCAGGCTGCGCTGTTGCGCCACCTGGACTATGCCTTGAAATACGCCGATACCGATCTCTCGTCGCAGCGCGAACGTATTGCCCAGGTACAACGGCAGTTGCGTCAGCAACCCATGGCGGAGCGGGTCTACCTGACCCTGAAACAGGATGCCGAGGGCCATTTTTCGCATGCACTGGACCTGCGCAACGAGATCGGCCCGGCGTTCGATATCGTCTACCGTCCGCTGTCTTCCGATCCGACCGACAGCGGGCTGCTGCTGGCGCCGCTGCTTACCGCGAAAGGCTTCAGGGACTACTTCGAACCGAGTGCGCAGGACATCATCGAACTGGCGGTGATCGACCAGTGGGTGCTCGGTGAGCGGCAGAAACTGGACTACTCCCAGGAGGACCGCAAGGTATTGACCCAGCGGATCCGCACGCTTTACAGCGCCGACTACGTCGACAGCTGGCGGCGGGCGCTGAATCAGTTCGCGGTCACCGACTTTCGCGACCTGGGTCACGGCGTGAGCGTGTTGGAGCAGATCACCGGCCCATCGGCACCGTTGCGGCGCCTGCTGGAAACCCTGCGTGACAATACGCTGATTCATCCGGCGACGCTGGTGTTGGAGGGGCAGGCCCCGGTCGAAACGGCCAGGCTTTCCGATGATCAACAACAGGCCATGGCGATTCGGCGGGCGTTTTCCAGCTTGTCGGAGCTGATCGCCGCCCGAGGTGAGCGCCCCTCCCATTACGAGGAAGCCCTGCGCTCGATCAGTGCGGTGTACGACCATACCAAGACCGTGCACGACCATCCCGACCCCGGCAAGGCGGCCCTCAAGGTCGTACTGGAGCGTTTTGCGCTGGGCGGCACGGACCCGATCGGCAACCTGCAACGCATTGCCACCGGTCTGCCCGAGCCACTCAACCAGCAGGTGAGAAAACTGGCCGAGCAGACCTCCCAGGTGTTGCTGGTCGCTGCGTTACGCGAGCTGGAAAAACGTTGGAACACCGAGATCTACAGCTTCTACCGTGAACGCCTGGCCAACCGCTATCCCTTCAGACCCAGTGGCGAGGATGCTTCCCTGGAAGACTTCGAGGCGTTCTTCGGGCCACAGGGGCGACTGCAAAAATTCCATGAGCAGTACCTCGATGTGTTCCTCAAGGACAACCTCGATGCGTTGTACTCCGAAAGCCGTGGCAGCTACCTGGTGCGTGGCGATGTACTGGAGCAATTGAAGAAGGCCGAGCGTATTCGCGAAACGTTCTTCAACCACCGGGGCGCCTTGGCGGTACAGCTCAGCATCGAACCCCTGGCGCTCGACGTGAAGCGACGTAGCAGCCTGCTCAGGGTTGATGGCCAGTTGATTCCCTTTGAGCATGGCGTGGCACAGCGCGTCGGGCTGGTCTGGCCGAATGGCCTGGGCGATGTCAGCGGCAGCCAACTGACACTGGTGCACAGCACTGGCAACACGGCGTCCCTGGGGTATCGCGGGCCCTGGTCGTTGTTCCGCCTGCTCAGTCGCGGACAGCTCAATGCCCGTACCACCACCAGCGTCGATCTGACCTTCGCCGTTGCCGATGGACGGATGCGCTACCGGGTCTGGGCGGAAAAAGCCAACAATCCGATCACCCAGCGCAGTTTCGATGGTTTCGCCTTGCCCAGGACCCTGCTGCAGGAGGGACGCCAGGGCACGCTCCCGGTCAAGCGGAGCAGGAGCTGATCGGTGGACCGCCGTGCTGCCTGGCGCCCGCCCGCCGGCAGGACTTCACCCGGAACGCGTTCCTGCCAGGCCCTGGAACGAAAACGCCCCGAACCACAACGGCCGGGGCGTTTCTCGTTCACGCGGGCCTCGTCGAGGCCCGGCAGGGGAGCTATCAGGCGATAGCGTCCCAGGCGCGATCGCCGCGCTCGTCCTTGATGCGGGTCGGCAGGCCCATCACGTCCAGCGCCTTGAGGAACGGCTCGGCTGGCAGTTCCTCGACATTGGCCATGCGCTGCACGTCCCACTCGCCACGGGCGACCAGCAGGGCGGCGGCCACGGGCGGTACGCCGGCAGTGTAGGAGATACCCTGGCTGTCGGTCTCGGCGTAGGCGTCCTCATGGTCGGCCACGTTGTAGATGAACAGCTCGCGCGGCTGGCCATCCTTGGTGCCCTTGACCAGGTCGCCGATGCAGGTCTTGCCGGTGTAGCCCGGAGCCAGCGAGGCAGGGTCGGGCAGTACGGCCTTGACCACTTTCAGTGGCACCACTTCCAGGCCTTCAGCGGTCTTGACCGGTTTCTCGGAGAGCAGGCCAAGGTTCTTCAGCACGGTGAAGACGTTGATGTAGTGCTCGCCGAAGCTCATCCAGAAGCGCACGTTGGGCACGTCGAGGTTCTTCGACAGCGAGTGCACTTCATCGTGGCCGGTCAGGTACAGGTTCTGCGAGCCCACGACCGGCAGGTCGTCGGTGCGCTTGACTTCGAACATGGTGTTGCTGGTCCACTGGCTGTCCTGCCAGCTCCACACCTGCCCGGTGAACTCCCGGAAGTTGATCTCGGGATCGAAATTGGTGGCGAAGTATTTGCCATGGGAACCGGCGTTGACGTCGAGAATATCGATCGAGTCAATGCGGTCGAAATGCTTTTGCTGTGCCAGTGCCGCATAGGCATTGACCACACCCGGGTCGAAGCCTACGCCAAGGATGGCGGTGATGTTCTTCTGCTGGCATTCCTCGAGGTGCTTCCACTCGTAGTTGCCATACCATGGCGGGGTCTCGCAGACCTTGCCCGGTTCTTCGTGGATGGCGGTGTCGAGGTAGGCCACGCCGGTGTCGATGCAGGCGCGCAGGACCGACATGTTGAGGAACGCGGAGCCGACGTTGATGACGATCTGCGATTCGGTCTCGCGGATCAGCGCCTTGGTCGCTTCGACGTCCAGGGCGTTCAGTGCAAAAGCCTTGATGTCGGCGGGCTGCTTGAGGCTGCCCTTGGCTTTGACGCTGTCGATGATGGCCTGGCATTTGGAGATGTTGCGCGACGCGATAGCAATACGACCGAGTTCATCGTTGTGCTGCGCGCACTTGTGGGCCACCACCTTGGCGACACCTCCTGCACCAATGATAAGTACGTTCTTCTTCAATTTGCTCATTTCTCCTTGGAACGGCCAGCTTACGAGAGGCTGGACAGGTAGTCGTCGTAGCTGAACTCACGAACGGTCTCGACGCTACCGTCGAGTTGTTTCACTACGATGGACGGCATTTTCAGGCCGTTGAACCAGTTTTTCTTGACCATGGTGTAGCCTGCCGCATCGATGAACGACAGTCGATCGCCGATGGCCAGCGGCCGATCGAAGGTGTATTCGCCGAAGATGTCGCCAGCCAGGCAGGATTTGCCGCAGACCATGTAGGTGTGGCTGCCGTCGTTCGGTTCCATCTTGGCGTTGAGGCGATAGATCAGCAGGTCGAGCATGTGCGCTTCGATGGAGCTGTCGACCACGGCCAGGTTCTTGCCGTTGTACAGGGTGTCGAGCACGGTGACTTCCAGCGAGGCACTCTGGGTGATCGCCGCTTCGCCCGGCTCCAGGTAAACCTGCACGCCGTACTTCTGCGAGAAGGCCTTGAGGCGGGCACAGAACGCATCCAGGGCATAGCCTTCGCCGGTGAAATGGATACCGCCGCCGAGGCTGACCCATTCGACCTTGTGCAGCAGGTGGCCGAAGCGTTCCTCGATGGTGCACAGCATCTTGTCGAACAGGCCGAAGTCGCCGTTCTCGCAGTTGTTGTGGAACATGAAGCCGGAGATCTGCTCGATGACCTGCTCGATCTTCGCCGGGTCCCATTCGCCGAGGCGGCTGAACGGCCGCGCCGGGTCGGCCAGCAGGTAGTCGGAGCTGCTCACCTGGGGGTTGACCCGCAGGCCACGGGTCTTGCCCGCCGAGGCTTCGGCAAAGCGCTGCAGTTGGCCGATGGAGTTGAAGATGATCTTGTCGCAGTTCTCCAGCATCTCGCCGATTTCGTCGTCGGCCCAGGCCACGCTGTAGGCGTGGGTCTCGCCGGCGAACTTCTGGCGGCCGAGCTTGAGCTCGTAGAGCGACGAGGACGTCGTGCCATCCATGTATTGCTGCATCAGGTCGAACACCGACCAGGTGGCGAAGCACTTGAGTGCCAGGAGCGCCTTGGCTCCGGATTGTTCGCGCACGTAGGCGATCTTCTGCAGGTTGACCAGCAGCTTCTGCTTGTCGATGAGGTAGTACGGCGTCTTGATCATTTCGAGGCCTCCGGCAGGGCTAGCCAAAAAAAGGACGCGCATTGTGCCCTTAGTTGGCTCATATCGAAAGGTTAGTGGGCGCATTTCGCCCATTGAGCGATCCAGCGTACCTGTCGAAAGGTCCGGGAACATCCTGACGCAGCCCTGTTACACCTTGAGTTTCACTCGCGTGAAGAAGGCTGGGCTGGCTGCAATTCGGCTCTGCCCAAAGGCTTTGGCGTTGCATGGGCGCAGAAAGCAAAAAGCCCGCTGGTTCAAGAGCGGGCTTTCGACAGATGGGTCAAATCCTTTTGACTGTATGAAGTCTGCCTGATGAATATGACGCTATCGTGATGGTGTGCCCAAATGGTTTCAATTGGCGCGGAGTGTCATCGCTCTCGACGGCTGCGCTGGCTGTACGGTGGCGCAGTGGGCAACAGCGACGACCGATCCTGCGGCCAGCTCGCGGCGGCCCGCTGGCAGTTGGTCGGGAGCCAGGCATTGACCGTCGTCGCTGAACACCAGGCTTGCCTGGGCATCCGTGGCGATCCAGGCGGCCTCCGTCGGGTGCAGCTTGGCGTTGATTGGTACCGCAACAGCACCGACCCACCAGATTGCGTAGAGCAGTTCCAGATAGTCGCCACTGTTCTTCATGAACAGAGCGACTCTATCGCCGGGCACGAGGGCATGCTGTCGTTGCAATGCGCCGGCACGACGGCGGACA of the Pseudomonas vanderleydeniana genome contains:
- a CDS encoding formylglycine-generating enzyme family protein, translated to MFERKERCRNRLFPVALLLVLAGCNQTSPVLSQSLAPQHVREIAERIDQRYPQQPAAKRKALLQQVITAIDNMVFVEGGTFEMGDFGWIGEYDPENMCEWPCGVSRDELWFLVPDSDSRPLHTVRLDSFYMAKYHTTVAEDDLFRYFTGLPQYRMELTDEDRRDNLTQSYRIRVPEMFKPDYPARSKLWQEAKDYCLWLGELSGLLVDLPTEAQYEYAARSGGRYVVYSTDTGSVIRGKNVHAKGDIYPVGHFPPNPLGLYEMGENAVSWVDDWYAADYYENSPVENPRGPETGTEKVQRGGTALWTPSASMTMRRINSPMVLLDYYAQNSYRCSIQKSGPLK
- a CDS encoding formylglycine-generating enzyme family protein, which encodes MYRLPFVALLLVLAGCNKTSPVLSQSLTPQHVREIAERIDQRYPQQPVSERQALLQQVVTAIDNMVFVEGGTFEMGDFGWVGQYDPAHMCEWPCGVPRDELWFLVPKSDSRPLHTVRLDSFYMAKYHTTIAEDDRFRYSTGLPQYRMELTERDLENGLTIPHRLRNPDSFKPEFPARSKLWQEAKDYCLWLGELSGLPVDLPTEAQYEYAARSGGRYVVYATDNGSINKERNVSGDTDVYSVGAYPPNPLGLYDMAGNAVSWVNDWYAADYYQTSPVDNPRGPETGTEKVRRGSDSISAPELAMTMWRRSDKPVRKDYYAQSSFRCSIQQSGPLK
- a CDS encoding formylglycine-generating enzyme family protein, coding for MIASSAMQNFGFANSHADRKLRQWDFVPEQKKWNMRWLFSIALLPVLAGCDQTSPVPSQSLAPQHVREIAERIDQHYPQQPVSERQALLQQAVTAIDNMVFVEGGTFEMGDFGWVGQYDPTDMCEWPCGVPRDELWFLVPKSDSRPLHTVRLDSFYMAKYHTTIAEDDRFRYFTGLPVYRMELTEEDLRDGLTKPSRERSPELYLPDYPARSKLWQEAKDYCLWLGELSGLSVDLPTEAQYEYAARSKGRYVVYSTDTGSIARGENVHDGQFIYPVGYFPPNPLGLYEMGENAVSWVNDWYAADYYQNSPIDNPRGPETGTEKVRRGSDSLSSPQLAMTMWRRSDKPVRRDYYAQSSFRCSIQQSGPLK
- a CDS encoding formylglycine-generating enzyme family protein; protein product: MIVSSAMQNFGFANSHADRKLRQWDFVPEQKKWNMRWLFSIALLPVLSGCNQANPVLSQSLAPQHIKEIAERIDQRYPQQPVSERQALLQQVVTAIDNMVFVEGGTFEMGDFGWVGQYDPADMCEWPCGMPRDELWFLVPKSDSRPLHTVRLDSFYMAKYHTTIAEDDRFRYFTGLPLYLMDLTEEDVRDGLTRPYRERNPDMFNKDFPAYSKVWQEAKDYCLWLGELSGLSVDLPTEAQYEYAARSRGRYVVYPTDTGSIAIGRNVHDDRRIKPVGSFPPNPLGLYEMGENAISWVNDWYAADYYQTSPVDNPRGPETGTEKVRRGSDSLSSPQLAMTMWRRNEKPIMQEYYAQDSYRCSIQQSGPLK
- a CDS encoding DUF3592 domain-containing protein, coding for MKKTKAALWMFVIVGVLLLVSAVVVYSQRVTELSTMIPADGTVVAMSDKGCLTVQFKTFENRPVQFGGNVCQRPPAYDLEERVPVLYSPQNPNNAYIDDITHKWFFSIAMGGMALGFLGIGGVFVWVVTLNGWRAERRMNRLKMTGRQLNALLMGAERDETINLNGQNPWRIVAQWLDPNTNQVRLFYSKHFWFDPSPYLTGKHIQVWIDPQRPQHYCIDTDILPKLA